ACAGCAGTACAGACCATTCCTGGTTATCTGAatggctcttcttctgacaCCTCATCTCTGaacagcttcttttcttccatatcCAAGTCTTTGTATAGTGATTCAACTTCTATGACATCGGAATCTGGCGAGACCAGTTCGGTAGGTAGTAAGACAGACACTACTGAATATGCTTCGACCGACTCCCCGGACGCTTCCAGTACTGAAAATGCTTCAACGGACTTATCTGAGGCTGCCAGTACCGAGAATGTCTCAACCGACTCATCAGACGTTGCCAGTACTGAGAATGTCTCAACCGACTCATCAGACGCTGCCAGTACCGAGAATGTCTCAACCGACTCATCGGACGCTGCCAGCATCGAGAATGTCTCAACCGACTCCCCGGAAGCTTCCAGCACCGAGAATGTCTCAACCGACTCCCCGGAAGCTTCCAGCACCGAGAATGTCTCAACCGACTCCCCGGAAGCTTCCAGCACCGAGAATGTCTCAACGGACTCACCCGACGCTTCTAGTACGGATGCTTCAACAGAATCAATAGACTCTCAGACCTACAGTTCCGAGAACGCTGCCACTACTGTTgcatctccttcttctgtcGCCTCTGATGCAATCACAACTAGTTTTCTTTCCGCATCGTCTACAAACACTCCTGACAACGCTGCAACCACAGTGGTAAGCGGCTTCTCACAGTCATCGGAAGTGCAATCTTCCGTCACCGTTAGTGATAATTCTCAATCGGGTAATGCTGCCACCACCACTTCTGGTGTCTCTACCATCACCACACCTACTACTCCAGAAACTATTGACGcatcttctgttccttcttcctcaactCCATACTATCCCGTCTCTTCCTCCGATTCTGAGTTGTCTTCTGAGAGTCCGATTTCATTGGGATTGGATACCTCTAGTTTATCTACTGATATTTCTAGCCCTATAACTTCTGCTGCTACATCCGCtctttctatctcttccGAGATATCCAGTGCTACCCCATCTGCAGAAACATCTATCTTGATACCAACAGCTTCATCAGTTTCAGAAACTGCAATCTCATCTGGCGTGACTCCAGTCTCTTCCAGCGTGACTCCAGGCTCTTCTAGCGTGACTCTAGGCTATTCTAGTGAACCTACCTCCACAGGTAACGCAGTTTCCACTGCCAGCTATAGTCCACAGGTTTCTCAAACAAAACCCACCAGGACCGCTTCTACGGCTTCTGGCATGAATACAGATACAATACAATCAGATTCCAAGCCTTCCACTACAATTACAAGTTCAACCACGGGCTGGCTTCCTGATGTAATTGTCACTCAGTCAGGTTCAGCTGCCCTTTCATTGACAAGTTCCATGGCCACCACTGCTCTTCCCAAGGCCATTGCTCCGGCAGCAACTAGTGCTGCCGtaccagaagatgatacCCTTATTACAATTGGTTTCAAGCAGAGTCTTAACTACGTATTTGTCGTGGAACATTCTATCTCATCTGCCCAGATTTTTGAATATCTTCCAAATGTGCTAGCTAATTCATTTGTAAACAGCACTGACATAATAGTGAAACAGCTTGTTCCATATACGTCTTCTCAGCTAGACTACATTATCACCGTCGCTGAAGTGTACTATAAGAAAGACTACATCGATGCTTTGCAGACAGCTATAACTGATTTATCATCAGAATTCTATCAGAACCCGTCAAGTACCCAGGACACTTTGGCCGGTCTCATTGACAGTAAGATCCCTATCGACAGCTTGTTGGAAGGATCCACATCACTCTGGATAGACGAGGACTCTGGTTCTTCAGATGGATCTATAGACAGCAATGTCACTCCGCAGAGTCTTGGATCCATGGACTTTTCATCCCAAGCTAACTCCTCTGTCGCAAAGATGAAGGTTAGCGGAGGTAGAGTTGCTGGAATTGTTGCAGGATCATCTGTTGGTGTGGCGACATGCCTAGGTGTTGTTGTGGCTCTTTTCAGACGTCACCGCAAGAACCGGAAATCCAATGATCCATTTGCAGACGATTACGCATACGGACCTGACTCATCGATTTCCGAGTCTTATCCGAAGGAGGATGGGGCCTCTTACTACACATATTCATCCTCCACAAGCGAGGGACCTATCAGATTGGGAGACTCGTCTGCTCAACACGAAATGCAACAGAAATATATGCCAAGGATATCTAATCCTATGAACGTGAAGAGTTCACTTGGTTGGTGAACTAAGTGAGTTTACCAACGTTTTGTTTGTCTGTTTCTccttctattttttttatattcAGCTGTGCGAATCGTTTAGATGTGCCACTGTACTGTCCATTTGTTCGCTTCGTTCGTTTCCGACACAAATATCTAAATGTTTTATTAGTATATTAGTAGATTATAACAGTAGTTTACAGTCTTCATcgagttgaagaaggtttcGTTCAAATGTAAGGATGACCCTGGCGAAGTCATAAGAAGCTTGCTTTTTCAACGGCACTTGGCCATTGATGATGCCTTTATTCAATTCATCGACGTAGCTGTACCACTCTTTTTTGGGAAGTGAATCCAACCTGGTGAACTTGTTTCGTAGAGAGCTGATCTCCCTGAAATTTTCAACGTCctccaaattcttcaccttGAATTCCTTTGCGATTCGAGGACtcatttttgaattttcaaATTGTAAAATGGAGTCGATTATATGGAACTCCTGGTTCATTCCATGGCGTCCTTTGGGAAAAGTAGATTCATCGACTATACAACAAGCGTTGTTGAGGAAATTGAGGGAATTGATTGCTCTTTGCATCAATTGTGAGTGACCAAGTGGAGTGATGGAATCGGCATGCTGTAGAAGCTTCTCGCGACGATAATTATAGTCATCGAGAAATCTGAACTTAATATAGCTAAGTAATTGTACTTTGAAGTATGATTCTCTATTAAAGAAGCCTACGAGTCTAACAAAGTTTCTATAGAGTGTTAAAATCTGGGACCTATTGTCCAATTGGGAGAAGTTGGGGTCATCCAATCGTATTCCTTTCGAGCCATAAATCCTTACGAGAGGTGATTCTTTATGTATAACGAGAACCACCTTGTGGACACCCGATACTTTTGACTCGTTGGAAAACAACAGTTTCACCCGGTCAAGAAGTGGCCTGGAGACGCGCATAACAGAACAGACAGAGGTGGAAAGTGTCAAAAAAAGTAGACTTGTTTCCAGAGTTTGCCAATCTCAACAcattaaaaaaaatagacCCCCACCCCCCCCCCACCCCAATGCCCGAATAACGCCGTAGCATAACAAATAGAGTTGCTATCACCTGAGTTAATAATTAGAATGCGTAGATAATTGGAGTGCGTAATGAAATGAAATGCATTcctttttatttattcatcATAATAGgatatttctctttcttcccaACAATTTTCCTTAATTTCTATTAACAATGTctactgctgctactgcttCTCTACCCAAAGTTGTGGATGGGAAAATTCAATCCCTTGCCATCACTTATACTACGGGCAAATCTCCTCTCAAAGTGCAAACTATTGAGTTCCCGGTGGCCTCTGCTGATAAGCTAGTCAAACCTACCGATGTCCTTGTTAAAACCAAGGCCTCTACTATCAACCCTGTTGACTGTATCTTGAGATCTCTTGCTCCTTCTTGGTACAAAGGATCTGTGGTCAAGGTGTTGGGAGGTGATTTCTCTGGTGTTGTTGTCGACGCCGGTTCCGAGTCTGGTAGTAAGGTCGGCGACAGAGTGTACGGTAATAACATAAATCCGCTGGGTCCCACGGGCGCCTGTTCCGAGTATTTAGTGGTTGATCCCAAGAAAATAATGcttttttggaaagattCCAGAGAATATGTCATTCAACCAGGCTGCATCTTTACCCGTTGTCGGCGGTACTGGGTACCAGATTCTCAAGAGTCACGACGTTGACTCTCTCAAGGGCTCTCACGTCTTGATTCTAGGTGGTGGTACTTCTGTTGGTAACTACAGTATTCAATTTGCTAAACACTACTTTGGTGCGAAGACTATTGTGGCTACCTGTAGTTCCAGATCGTTCGAAAGAGTCAGAAAATTCGGAGCTGATACCTTGGTTGACTACACCAAGGGTAAGACGCATGAACTCAATGGGATTTTGGAGTCTGTAAAAACTAATGGAAAGTTTGATATCGTTGTCGACTGTGTTAGAGATCCTATTATCTATGGAAGTTTGGATACAGTGCTCAAATATTCTAAGGAAGGTGGTGTTTACGCCCAGGTTTCCGGTTCGAAAAAAATGAACTACAAGGGGGTAAGTATTCTTGACCTGATTCCTCAAtggtttttcttttttgagaCACTCAAGGAGAAGTTAGGTCTctccaatttcaaatttgtCGGCTTTATGGAGGGTTCAGACCCTAAATTTACTTCCGCCGTTGAAcagctttggaagaaatcCAAACTTATTGTTGACATTGACTCTACTCACGATTGGAAGACAGACTACGAAGCTGCCTTCGATAAGGTGGCTCTGTGCAAGGCCAAGGGTAAGGTCATTTTGGAATTCGATTGAAACcaattttcattttttttcatttttaaGTATATGTTAACCAATAATTACCCCTTTTTAGAGGACAACAAGAATCTTTTTGTTGTTTCTCATTAAATGCTGTATGAGTGTTTCACTGAACGGACAGCTTTTCGTAATGATGACCAACTCATCAATTTTACCTGAATCATTCTGTTCACTCAATGACTCCACATAATCCTCATAACTTTGCGTCTCATCCTCAGAGCAGTACTCCATAGAGCGGATCTTGACCCCTTTAGGGGGCTGTTCACTCAAAACAGCGCTCAAATCTGGCGTGAGTCCCTTTCCAGACACTATGTAACATTCGTCAACGTCCTCATCTCTAACCAATATGCTAAATATTTTAAGAGCCACTATCTGGTCCTCTGTAGATTCACCGGGACTGCACACTAGACTTACCGTAGTAATCTCAAAAGATTTAGGATTGAGAATCGTTTCGTTGGAGAGGATCGACTCCTCTTCCATAAAATCTTTGTTTGGAAGTGTCTTCGGCTGCCTTTTACGCTTCTGAATATCCtgttcttccatttctctGATACGACCAATGCCTTGATCGTTGTTGATGAACACTGCGCTATAATAGCTGACACCTTTAACGATTCTACCAAACTCGTCAAGAACACCGGGACGGTCCATGTAAAGCTTGCTACCAATGGTcagaataagaagatcgTTAGGAAGGAAATTCTGGTTGAGTAGAAGTGATTTAAGGTCATTTTCAGGAAGTGCAAATACAATCTCTGAAGAAAAGGGAACTCCGTTCAACTCACAGAAAATCTTCAGAATGCTTAAAATGGCATTGAGATACTGTCCGTCGAACTGGTCAAACTTGTCGTCCATCTCCTGCATCATTGATGCATGTAACAAGTCGGCCGTTCTCCCCGTAAGCTGTTTAATATTGACGGCATGCATGGGTATTTTTCCAGGCTTACAAAACCGGTCAACAAGAATCAAGTTGTTTGAAACACTCTCCAAACTGTCCACTGGAAGAATCAATTTGTCGAATCTTACTTTCTTGTACTTTTTAGTGAGAGTCTTGGTTGTATGTAGTTCCGGTAATGATGGCTCGGGAGACTCCGAAGGAGGGTTCTTCAGGTTATCGTTGCGCTTTTTTTCCAGCTCCTTCGATTGCTTTTCTTGGATCAACTTCTGGATCTCATTCCTGTAGGACTGCGGATAACAAAGTAATGTTAAGGGAGTTGTCAAGAAAGTAGAGACAAGAGCCATCAAAATAAACATGGCaaagatcttcttggaGACAATACCTGCCTTCAAACCTGTTTGTAGCACGACAATCTCCACGATACCTTTACAGGACATCAATATACCAACAGCCAAACTCTCTCTCCAGAATAAACCGTGGATTCTGGCCGCTAAAGAACCTCCAAGAATCTTACCAAACATGGCAATAGCTATAAGACCAATGATATAGGCCCAGTCAATACCCTTATCTAGCAAGGTAAGATCAGCATTCAAACCAGCAATACCGAAATAAATTGGACAGAAGATAATGTTAACGAGATCTTCAATCCTTTCAGTAAGTCGGATGACGTAGTGGTTATCACGAGGAACTATGGTACCGACCATAAACGCACCAAAGATAGGATGAACACCTATGATATCAGTAAAGAAAGCGGAGGCAAACGTCATCATAAGAATAATCAGCATGGCTAGGGGAGAAGGGCCGTTGAGATTATCGAGATCGTGCAGCACGGATCTCAATAACCAGGAAAGAAACCAACGAGCAGGGTAACAAATGAATAGTCCCCAACCGATGGTGACCAACACTATGTAACCCGTAGTTTCGGACTTGGAAGAGTTGGCTAGGGTGATAGAAAGGGCCAATAAGATCCAGCCTAGTAAATCGTTGGTGATACCGGCGGCCAAGACGATAACGCCAACACGATCTTTAACCAAACGAAGCTCTGTAAGGATTCTGACCAAAACAGGGAAAGCCGTGATACACATGGAGACACCTATGAAAACCATAAAGGTGGTAAACTTTATATCAGGAAGACCAGGCTCGAACTCTCGGTACTGTTTGAAAAGGGCGATAGAATAAGCACAACCCAAACCAAAGGGAACAGCCATGTTAAAAATACCAACAGTCAGAGCTTTAAGCAAATGCTTCTTGATGAACCTGATATCGACTTCGCATCCCACCATGAAAAGCAAAAGACAGATACCTAACGTGGACACCAAAGTGAGACCCTGCATAGAGTCAGTAGGGAACACAGTAGAGGTAAAATTGGGGATCTTACCCATCGCCGTGGGACCGAGGATGATACCAGCCAGAACCTCGGAAATGACACGAGGCTGCTGAATCTTAGACAACGGATAGTGGAGCAATTCTGCTGTCACTATGATAAGGATCAGCTGGAATATAAAGAGGGTATACGGAGCAGAGGAATCATAAACAAGAGGATTGGTACCTGCAAGGATACCAGATGACATCTAGAGAGAGAATAGAGAATGACTAAAACTagataaaagaaagattaaGATGAGACGAGGCTTAAAAATGAAGATCCCCAATTGTGtttattgttgttgattGCTTCGCGAGTGTTTCATAGATCAAAAAGATAAgcgagaaaaaaaatccATTCATTGGTAACCATTCAATTATATTTACCCTCAAAGGCGTTCTCTAGCCAACTATAGAGCTTGTCGAACACTATAGTGCGGGCATTATTGTAGACAATATTATGGTTTGAATCGGGGAAAATCTGAATGTCGTAGTTCTCCACCTCTGCCAAATCAAACTTATCCAAGAGCTGGAGAGTATTTTGGAAATGAACATTATCGTCACCGGTTCCATGCATAATGAGGAACCGTTGTACTTTCTGAAAGTTTTTGATGTTGCTAATCTGAGATGTAGTATCGTAATTCTTGTTATTCTTCGGTAGTCCCATATACCTCTCTGTATAGATCGAGTCATAGAGCATCCAGTTAGTCACCGGTGCCACAGCCATTCCATATTTGAACGTGTCTCCATGATCATACTCcaaagtcttcaaagtggtGAAACCTCCGTAGGACCACCCCCAGATGGCCGTTTTATTCTCGTCAATGTATCCTCTTTCATTGATAAATTTGCGAGTCACCTCTGTGATATCTCGTGGCTCCCAATAACCTATATTGTCTCTGGCATACGATTTAAACTCCCAATCTCTTGCTCCCGTACCTCTTGGATCGATGTACAAAACCACCGCATTCAATGAAGACGCCaccacttcttcaaatccaaatGAAAAACTGCTACTGAGTTTCTGCAACCCTGGCCCTCCATAAACGCTCACCAAAACTGGGTATTTATTCTTACTATCAAAATTGGCAGGTCTTACCTCCACAAATTCAATAGTCACATtatcttccatcttcagagTTTGATAGAGCTTCGAGGGAACATCATAGTAGCCCAGAGTATCGTACAATGCCTGCGAGAAGTGAGTGTTTTTGTCTCGGTTCTTATTTTTCCGATATTCAGCATCACTCATAAACCTCTTGACATCGACAAATCGCTGCCAGGGGACATCTGGCCCCTTGTACTCCAACATACAGTACTTACCGTTCGCAGAGAATTTGGCACCGTAAGATTCGATCATGCTGGTGTTGGTTAGAGCTACCAATCTATTTTCATTGAGAGACCATTGGTAAACAAATCGTTGAATGGCAGATCCAGCAGTACCAATGAAGTAAAGAGTCTGATCGTCTTGATTGTAACCAATAACACTGGTCATCACTTCCCAATCAGATTTGGAATCACCCGATATAGCAGCAGGTTCTTGAGATTCTGCATTGTCAAAGTATGCCAATCGATTGTGCTTACCAACAACGGTCATATCCACGTATCCCCTACCATcaggaagaacaaacaTCTTACTTTCCGAGCCTGAACCATAATACCAGCCGCCGAAAGAGCTGGTATCGACGGATCTGACTACTTTACTTTCATCTGTTTCCACATTATAAAGTCTAAAATCGATACTTCTGCTTGTGCGATCTGTTTCCTTAATTAGCAACTCGTTTCCAGTGATCCATGCTATATCATATACGATAAAATCATCTCCTAGTTTACTATCTTTATGATTGACATTCTGAGTAACCCCCTGCTCTATGTTGTACACGGAAACAGCAACTCTCGGGTTTTTAGAGCCGGTCTTAGGATACTTTAGAGGTTCCACAATTGGATACTGGtaatctttgaagaactctAGATTATAATCTTCAACCTCAGTGTCGTTAAAGGTGATGTATGCAAGCTTTGATTCGTCCGGAGTCCAATATATGGCATTTCCAGCACCCAAAACTTCCTCCTCATACACCCAGTCAGGCCTACCGTTGAAAACATCGACAGAACCATCTTGCGTGATAGAAAGTACTGATTCTGCAGCAATATCTCGAATATAGAGATCGTTGTTGTAGACAAAAGAGACATAATTCATCTTCGGAGAAGCCATTGCAAACGATAACTTCGGCACGTCTCCATTTTCGAGTTTATAAATTGGCTCAAGTTGCATCGAAGATAAATCTAGAAGCCAGTATTTGGCTAGGGTGGAATGTCTAAAGAGAGGCTGGGCGTCTGACATCACCAAAGCTTTATTTAACTGGATATTCAACTTCACCAACTTTACACTAACATCGTCTCCATCATAATCAGGTTCTCTAGTATCAAATAACTTCTTTTCGTAACCAGCATCTGCtgctttcttcaagagCCAGATACTACCAGCGCGATGAATGTAATAACCTTCATCTAAAGAGCTGCTCTCTTCAACCTCAATAAATTCTGCATTGTAAGTAGAAGAGTAAAACAAACCCATCAGTTCCTCCTTCAAGGTAAGATTTTTCTTGCTTGGAGTAGAAACATCGTCAAAAATTGGTGCTAGTGAAACCAGATCAGAGCTATCACTATAACCGGAAGGATTGGCAGACCGAACACCACCACCAGCATCAGAATTCCTACCCAGAATAACCAACGCCATAACAGTGACAACCATTATGATCGCTCCAGTACCAACAATAAGATATCGGGGCCTGTCGGAGTTCACAAACTTAATGACCCTTTCTCTCCGGGTCTCTTTATGAAGAATAATATCATCACTATCATTGGGTATTGCAGTATGACGACCACGACGAGAGACATTGGGATAGTAATTGACATCGCTATTAGTCTGTTCTTCGTCGAACCGGTCATCATTTCCCATCTCACCTTGATTTATACTTTGGTCCTGTAGCTCTATGTCATCTATATATGGATTGGAAGAATGATCAGATTCGTCGGAGATATCAGACAAATCCAAGGGTCCTGAACGAGCCGACACATCAAATGACTTCACCATTCCCTCAGCTATACCGAAACTCACAAAAAGACACTCAGAGGATGAAGCAAAATACTTTCAAACATCAATTGCCTCACATTGACCCAAAAGGGAAGGACCCCCCCCCTCAATGGCTCTGACAGGAGACATATCAGATACGTGGCGAAGTTGATGGCTATCAGTTTTATTCATGTGGCGGTGCAACAACTTTTCATGGCCTTgtgaaaattgaaaaatttaaagtcttcaaaattagagagaaaaaaaacagtCAATCAATCAAGCTTTGAGTTTAAGTTTATCCCTTTTGCTTTTGTCGGATTGCGTTTTCTCTCTTCAGCTTGTGTTTGCATCAACAAGAACTTTCTCATTATGTCCTCTACACTCTTTGATGATATATTTAACGTCGAGTCGGTCGACCCAGGTAGATACACTAAAGTGTGTCGTATTGTGGCCACTTCTACTACTTCTCCAGATACCAAGATAACGATAGACGTCAACACAGAGCTCTTTCCAGTATCGAAATCAGATACTTTGACTATTACTCTAGCCAAATCTTTGAATGTCGACGATTCTGCAGAATCGGAAATGTTTACTGCCAACGGTTCGTGGAGACCTCCGAAACCAAATCAGAGATCTCTTACGGATGATTATGATTATGTGATGTATGGCACTGTATAcaagtttgaagaaggctCGAACGATAAAATCTCTGTATACTGTTCATGCGGTGGGTTGTTGATGTGTCTAGAGGGAAATTACAGAACGTTGTCAAGTTTAAAGCAGGAAAATTTATATGTTCTCATGAGACACTGAGTGTATCATTGTATAATAGGTAATAGAAGTGTTAAGTGGAAGGTTGAATCGCCGATATGGGAGTTTCGCTAGCctcgatgaagatggatgagTCGGATGATGAGTCGGAGGAGGAGTCCGAAGCCAAGTTTGAAAGGGAATTCGAGGGTGAATCTAGAGAAGATGCTTTAGGTACAGTTGACTTAACAGCATCTAAATCGATTCCTTCTCGGAGATCCCATTCACTAAGGCCAATTCCTCCGCCAAGTTTCTTATAGTTCTTCAATACAATCTGCCGTTTCTTCTCTGCTATCTTTATAAAATCATCCCAGAACTCGTCTTGATTGTACTCAAAATTAACATCTCCACCGTAGTTAACAGCCAACTGCTCAGGCTCAATAAACTCGTTGAAAGGAGTGTCAAAGTTAcacttctttttggtgtaaggatcGACAAACGGCCAACAGATTTTAAGAAATCCCCATATGAGCCATGGAATGTTGATAAAAAGTGCTCTACCCAACCTCTCCGGATAATGATACTGCAATATATGCAACACCTGCTTTCCCTCAGAAACAGATGGGACTCTGGGCTCAGAAGTACATGCTTCTGGATACTTCTTGAAGTCCACACAGAGTGCAAGTTTATCCTGACCCTGTGGCATCATATCTATACTTTTctcaagaaggaagaacatTCCCTGGATTTGCCGGAATGAAGAGTCAGTATTCTGACGGCCCGTATACATAACTAAACATGGTCTACCATCGTCATCGTAACCGTACACTCGAATCTTTCccgtttcttcttccatagaGATCTTATCCTCGGTGAGAATCTCGAACTCTCCTCCTGCAATGCCGAATTCTCTTCTCCAGCCAATTGACTTGGTTAGCCTTTTTATCGCATCATCCGTCTTCCAGTTACATGCTCTTAAATATCGCAGTAAGCACTGCCGAGAAAGCCATGCTTTTTCGAACTCGTTGAGAGGCCTGAGTTTCTCTTTAGCCGACCCTTTCTCAGTGACTGGGAACAATTTGGTCTTCATAAAATGATCGAGCACCAAATCGTATTTAGCCTGCTGCTCCTTGTTGTGTATATCCTCGAGCTTAGGAGCATTGGCTAGCAAATGATCCGAAGGATGTGCTATTGGTTTGGTAGAGATCTCGCGATCGGAGTCTGTAACCCAGACTTTTTCGACTGGCTTTCTACTAAACATGGGGAGTGTAGATACGTTGatttagaaaagaaatgctTTCAAGGGGACGATAAAAAGAAGGACAAGAAAGAACGCTTAGCCAAGAACACAAGGGGAACAACGAGAAAGAGGGAGCATTGAGATATAAAATTTCGATCTCGAAATTTGGATCGCTTCGCTTCGGCGGTCAGGTCCCCTGGGCCCCCTGGGCTTACTGGGCCCCCCTGGTCTTACTGGGCTTGCTGGGCTTATTGGTCTCCCTGCCGGAGATAAAGGGAGCCCGCACCGAGGCATATTCAGGACCGAGCACAATACGCTGAAGAACCGAACAATACGCTGAAAAACCGAACAATACCGGAAGCCGGGATTTATCGAGTTGAATATATGAATTTATTTCTTATACAGCTAAGCTACTTGAAGCTTGCAAATAAATAGTCGACTGCCTGTTCTACTGGTTTATCGAAGGCGTACGGAAGTAACGGAACCACAGCCAATCCACATCCTACCGGGCCTATGGCACGTAATCTGGGGTATTTACTCCCTTTGAAAATACCTGCGGAATATTTCACTACCAAATGTATAGTAAAAGAAGGTAGTAACATGGAAGCCACGGATTGGAAGAGTGCTCGCTTAACGCCAACCCACTTCCAGTCAAGGCCATGGTATCGCGAGGCTGCATCCTGGTTCGCTGGTGGTGTAGGATCCCATGGCCTAAGTCCTGGATAGTAGGAGCCTTTCTGTCTCAGCCGGGCCCTCCAGGTCTCGTAGCCGACATCACCGAGTACATAAGACCACGAAATTCCATAA
The sequence above is a segment of the Brettanomyces nanus chromosome 4, complete sequence genome. Coding sequences within it:
- a CDS encoding uncharacterized protein (EggNog:ENOG41), whose product is MSSGILAGTNPLVYDSSAPYTLFIFQLILIIVTAELLHYPLSKIQQPRVISEVLAGIILGPTAMGKIPNFTSTVFPTDSMQGLTLVSTLGICLLLFMVGCEVDIRFIKKHLLKALTVGIFNMAVPFGLGCAYSIALFKQYREFEPGLPDIKFTTFMVFIGVSMCITAFPVLVRILTELRLVKDRVGVIVLAAGITNDLLGWILLALSITLANSSKSETTGYIVLVTIGWGLFICYPARWFLSWLLRSVLHDLDNLNGPSPLAMLIILMMTFASAFFTDIIGVHPIFGAFMVGTIVPRDNHYVIRLTERIEDLVNIIFCPIYFGIAGLNADLTLLDKGIDWAYIIGLIAIAMFGKILGGSLAARIHGLFWRESLAVGILMSCKGIVEIVVLQTGLKAGIVSKKIFAMFILMALVSTFLTTPLTLLCYPQSYRNEIQKLIQEKQSKELEKKRNDNLKNPPSESPEPSLPELHTTKTLTKKYKKVRFDKLILPVDSLESVSNNLILVDRFCKPGKIPMHAVNIKQLTGRTADLLHASMMQEMDDKFDQFDGQYLNAILSILKIFCELNGVPFSSEIVFALPENDLKSLLLNQNFLPNDLLILTIGSKLYMDRPGVLDEFGRIVKGVSYYSAVFINNDQGIGRIREMEEQDIQKRKRQPKTLPNKDFMEEESILSNETILNPKSFEITTVSLVCSPGESTEDQIVALKIFSILVRDEDVDECYIVSGKGLTPDLSAVLSEQPPKGVKIRSMEYCSEDETQSYEDYVESLSEQNDSGKIDELVIITKSCPFSETLIQHLMRNNKKILVVL
- a CDS encoding uncharacterized protein (MEROPS:MER0000404), whose amino-acid sequence is MSPVRAIEGGGPSLLGQSEGMVKSFDVSARSGPLDLSDISDESDHSSNPYIDDIELQDQSINQGEMGNDDRFDEEQTNSDVNYYPNVSRRGRHTAIPNDSDDIILHKETRRERVIKFVNSDRPRYLIVGTGAIIMVVTVMALVILGRNSDAGGGVRSANPSGYSDSSDLVSLAPIFDDVSTPSKKNLTLKEELMGLFYSSTYNAEFIEVEESSSLDEGYYIHRAGSIWLLKKAADAGYEKKLFDTREPDYDGDDVSVKLVKLNIQLNKALVMSDAQPLFRHSTLAKYWLLDLSSMQLEPIYKLENGDVPKLSFAMASPKMNYVSFVYNNDLYIRDIAAESVLSITQDGSVDVFNGRPDWVYEEEVLGAGNAIYWTPDESKLAYITFNDTEVEDYNLEFFKDYQYPIVEPLKYPKTGSKNPRVAVSVYNIEQGVTQNVNHKDSKLGDDFIVYDIAWITGNELLIKETDRTSRSIDFRLYNVETDESKVVRSVDTSSFGGWYYGSGSESKMFVLPDGRGYVDMTVVGKHNRLAYFDNAESQEPAAISGDSKSDWEVMTSVIGYNQDDQTLYFIGTAGSAIQRFVYQWSLNENRLVALTNTSMIESYGAKFSANGKYCMLEYKGPDVPWQRFVDVKRFMSDAEYRKNKNRDKNTHFSQALYDTLGYYDVPSKLYQTLKMEDNVTIEFVEVRPANFDSKNKYPVLVSVYGGPGLQKLSSSFSFGFEEVVASSLNAVVLYIDPRGTGARDWEFKSYARDNIGYWEPRDITEVTRKFINERGYIDENKTAIWGWSYGGFTTLKTLEYDHGDTFKYGMAVAPVTNWMLYDSIYTERYMGLPKNNKNYDTTSQISNIKNFQKVQRFLIMHGTGDDNVHFQNTLQLLDKFDLAEVENYDIQIFPDSNHNIVYNNARTIVFDKLYSWLENAFEGKYN
- the RPB8 gene encoding DNA-directed RNA polymerases I, II, and III subunit RPABC3 (BUSCO:EOG093448Z6); the protein is MSSTLFDDIFNVESVDPGRYTKVCRIVATSTTSPDTKITIDVNTELFPVSKSDTLTITLAKSLNVDDSAESEMFTANGSWRPPKPNQRSLTDDYDYVMYGTVYKFEEGSNDKISVYCSCGGLLMCLEGNYRTLSSLKQENLYVLMRH
- a CDS encoding uncharacterized protein (EggNog:ENOG41); protein product: MFSRKPVEKVWVTDSDREISTKPIAHPSDHLLANAPKLEDIHNKEQQAKYDLVLDHFMKTKLFPVTEKGSAKEKLRPLNEFEKAWLSRQCLLRYLRACNWKTDDAIKRLTKSIGWRREFGIAGGEFEILTEDKISMEEETGKIRVYGYDDDGRPCLVMYTGRQNTDSSFRQIQGMFFLLEKSIDMMPQGQDKLALCVDFKKYPEACTSEPRVPSVSEGKQVLHILQYHYPERLGRALFINIPWLIWGFLKICWPFVDPYTKKKCNFDTPFNEFIEPEQLAVNYGGDVNFEYNQDEFWDDFIKIAEKKRQIVLKNYKKLGGGIGLSEWDLREGIDLDAVKSTVPKASSLDSPSNSLSNLASDSSSDSSSDSSIFIEASETPISAIQPST